A window of Diospyros lotus cultivar Yz01 chromosome 14, ASM1463336v1, whole genome shotgun sequence contains these coding sequences:
- the LOC127790319 gene encoding calcium sensing receptor, chloroplastic yields MVMALTAAAAAATRPPPPTPRTTPLSSPQLLLKPSSSASLFPTATTSTLSLFALFASPPDAKALDKDQMLSSLTQVEKIIDQVQGVGSNVVDAAQRAFQVTAETVKPGVDAALPILKQAGEQALKISSPAVSEASKKAQEAIQSSGFDTQPVVTAAKTVADAALETTKVIEGAKPIASSTVETILSADPVSVLGAGGALFLAYLVVPPIWSAISFSLRGYKGELTSPQALDLMCTSNYLMIDIRSEKDKNKAGIARLPSTAKNKVIAIPLEELPSKLKGLVRNAKKVEAELAALKISYLKKINKGSNIVIMDSYSDSAKIVARTLTSLGFKNCWIVADGFSGRKGWSRSGLGTDSYNLSFAEVLSPSRIIPAVQRLGTVSSGKLLPGGSD; encoded by the exons ATGGTGATGGCCCTGacagccgccgccgccgccgccaccagaccaccaccaccaacacCAAGAACTACTCCTCTTTCTTCACCTCAATTATTACTCAAACCCTCCTCCTCTGCTTCACTGTTTCCGACCGCAACTACTTCTACTCTCTCCCTCTTTGCTCTCTTTGCATCCCCTCCTGATGCCAAAGCCCTCGACAAAGATCAGATGCTCTCCTCTCTCACCCAA GTGGAGAAGATAATTGATCAAGTTCAGGGAGTGGGTTCGAATGTTGTCGACGCGGCGCAGCGTGCTTTCCAGGTTACGGCGGAAACCGTGAAGCCTGGCGTTGATGCGGCACTGCCAATCCTAAAGCAGGCCGGGGAACAGGCGTTGAAGATTTCTTCTCCGGCGGTTTCCGAGGCTTCCAAGAAAGCCCAGGAAGCAATTCAGAGCTCTGGTTTCGATACACAGCCTGTTGTAACTGCTGCTAAG ACAGTTGCAGATGCTGCACTAGAGACCACCAAGGTGATTGAAGGTGCCAAGCCTATAGCCTCATCAACAGTAGAGACCATCTTGTCAGCAGACCCTGTTTCAGTTCTAGGAGCTGGTGGAGCATTATTCCTTGCATACCTAGTTGTTCCTCCTATCTGGTCTGCCATTTCTTTCAGCCTTCGTGGGTACAAAG GTGAGCTCACTTCTCCTCAAGCCCTTGATCTCATGTGTACAAGTAATTATCTAATGATCGATATTAGATCAGAGAAGGACAAGAACAAGGCTGGTATTGCTCGTCTTCCATCTACTGCTAAAAATAAAGTGATTGCGATCCC TTTGGAAGAATTACCAAGCAAACTAAAAGGCCTTGTCCGAAATGCAAAGAAAGTAGAAGCTGAATTAGCAGCTTTGAAGATCTCGTATCTGAAGAAGATAAACAAAGGATCCAACATCGTCATCATGGACTC GTACTCGGATTCAGCCAAAATTGTTGCAAGAACGCTGACAAGTCTTGGCTTTAAAAACTGTTGGATTGTGGCCGATGGATTCTCGGGAAGAAAAGGGTGGTCGCGGAGTGGGTTAGGAACAGATTCATACAACCTATCTTTCGCAGAGGTTTTATCACCATCTCGGATTATCCCGGCTGTCCAACGTCTTGGTACAGTGAGCTCTGGAAAGCTTCTCCCGGGGGGTTCTGATTAA